A stretch of Pseudomonas taetrolens DNA encodes these proteins:
- a CDS encoding response regulator, with the protein MHVLVCEDDELIASGIKAGLTAQGLTVEHVASARAARAMLKAAEFDVMVLDLGLPDEDGLKLLQQLRQQGLELPVLILTARDSVTDRVDGLQAGADDYLLKPFDLRELAARLHTLLRRVAGRSVNLIEHGRLSYDPSSRVTLLGGQPVDLSRREQALLQALLHNRGRVLSSEQLKDSIYGFGDELESNALNVHIHHLRRKLGNGIVETVRGLGYRLGPADGTEPGA; encoded by the coding sequence ATGCATGTACTGGTTTGTGAAGACGACGAACTGATTGCCAGCGGCATCAAGGCCGGGTTGACCGCCCAGGGGCTGACGGTCGAGCACGTGGCCAGTGCCCGGGCCGCACGGGCCATGCTCAAAGCGGCCGAGTTCGATGTGATGGTGCTCGACCTGGGGCTGCCCGACGAGGATGGCCTCAAGTTGCTGCAGCAATTGCGCCAGCAAGGGCTTGAACTGCCGGTGCTGATCCTCACCGCCCGCGATTCGGTGACGGACCGCGTCGATGGCCTGCAAGCCGGAGCCGACGATTATTTACTCAAACCCTTCGACCTGCGGGAGCTGGCGGCCCGTCTGCATACCCTGTTGCGCCGGGTGGCGGGGCGCAGCGTCAACCTGATCGAGCATGGCCGCCTGAGCTATGACCCGAGCAGCCGCGTGACCTTGCTCGGCGGCCAGCCGGTGGACTTGTCCCGCCGCGAGCAGGCGTTGCTGCAGGCCCTGTTGCACAACCGTGGCCGGGTGTTGTCCAGCGAACAACTCAAGGACAGCATCTACGGTTTTGGAGACGAGCTGGAGAGCAATGCCCTCAACGTGCATATCCATCACCTGCGGCGCAAGCTGGGCAATGGCATCGTCGAGACCGTGCGCGGCCTTGGCTACCGCCTGGGCCCGGCCGATGGCACAGAGCCTGGGGCATGA
- a CDS encoding TlpA disulfide reductase family protein, with amino-acid sequence MLTLTIGSFALAINHLLLILALALATLVGWRVAKRGGENPESVLFILFLLGLLAARVCFVVTYWHVIQKDPLKMFDLRDGGFMLWPGLLVVIGGGLFWAWRRPGLRRPLGWGLGSGLAFWLLATFSSNLYEQGTRLPELDLRNARGESVQLSSYQGGPLVINLWATWCPPCRREMPVMQNAQLQHQDVTFLFVNQGESMQSVSTFLETQGLNLTNVLFDSGGQLGQKVGSMALPTTLFYSAEGRLLNSHLGELSEASLARALESFDQTQSMPAHQAVPVRNPQ; translated from the coding sequence ATGCTCACCCTGACCATCGGTTCGTTTGCCTTGGCCATCAATCATCTGCTGCTGATCCTGGCGCTTGCCCTGGCGACACTGGTGGGTTGGCGTGTGGCCAAACGCGGGGGCGAAAACCCGGAGTCGGTGCTGTTCATCCTGTTTTTGCTGGGTTTGCTCGCCGCCCGGGTCTGCTTTGTCGTGACCTACTGGCACGTGATTCAAAAAGACCCGTTGAAGATGTTCGACCTGCGTGACGGCGGCTTTATGCTGTGGCCGGGGCTGCTGGTGGTGATCGGTGGCGGGCTGTTCTGGGCCTGGCGTCGGCCGGGGCTGCGCCGCCCGCTGGGTTGGGGGCTGGGCAGTGGCCTGGCGTTCTGGCTACTGGCGACCTTCTCGTCGAACCTCTATGAGCAAGGCACCCGCCTGCCGGAACTCGACTTGCGCAACGCTCGCGGCGAGTCAGTGCAATTGAGCAGTTATCAGGGCGGTCCGCTGGTGATCAACCTGTGGGCCACCTGGTGCCCACCCTGCCGGCGCGAGATGCCGGTGATGCAAAACGCACAGCTCCAGCATCAGGACGTGACGTTCCTGTTTGTCAATCAGGGCGAAAGCATGCAAAGCGTCAGCACCTTTCTTGAAACCCAGGGCCTGAACCTGACCAACGTGCTGTTCGACAGCGGCGGCCAACTGGGACAAAAAGTCGGTTCGATGGCCCTGCCGACTACGCTGTTCTATAGCGCTGAAGGCCGTTTATTGAACAGTCATTTGGGCGAGTTGTCAGAAGCCAGCCTGGCCCGGGCGCTGGAAAGCTTCGATCAAACACAATCCATGCCGGCCCATCAGGCCGTCCCCGTAAGGAATCCGCAATGA
- a CDS encoding aspartate aminotransferase family protein, which yields MSVATRLADDHPVQAETLYEFEESPLLARQSRQESNARSYPRRIPLALKRASGLYVEDVEGRSFIDCLAGAGTLALGHNHPVVIEAIQQVLSDGVPLHTLDLTTPVKDQFVQDLFGLLPDALAREAKIQFCGPTGTDAVEAALKLVRTATGRNTVVSFQGGYHGMSQGALSLMGSLGPKKPLAALLGNGVQFMPYPYDYRCPFGLGGRQGVQANLHYLENLFTDPEAGVQLPAAVIVEVVQGEGGVIPADLDWLRGVRRITEQAGVALIVDEIQSGFARTGRMFAFEHAGIIPDVVVLSKAIGGSLPLAVVVYRDWLDTWLPGAHAGTFRGNQMAMAAGSAVMRYLKEHDVAAHANAMGERLSEHLRILQRDFPQLGDIRGRGLMLGVELVDPSGKPDTLGHPPAFGRLAPLVQRECLKRGLILELGGRQGSVVRFLPPLIISASEIDQVAAIFGNALAAAITRL from the coding sequence ATGTCAGTTGCTACGCGTCTTGCCGACGATCATCCGGTTCAGGCAGAAACCCTGTATGAATTCGAAGAGTCACCGCTGCTGGCCCGTCAAAGCCGTCAGGAATCCAATGCCCGCAGCTACCCGCGACGCATCCCGCTGGCGCTCAAGCGTGCCAGTGGCCTGTATGTCGAGGACGTCGAAGGGCGGAGTTTCATCGACTGCCTGGCCGGTGCCGGGACCCTGGCGCTCGGGCATAACCACCCGGTTGTGATCGAGGCTATCCAGCAGGTGCTGAGCGACGGCGTGCCGCTGCACACCCTCGACCTGACCACCCCGGTCAAGGACCAGTTCGTCCAGGACCTGTTCGGCCTGTTGCCTGATGCTTTGGCCCGGGAAGCGAAAATCCAGTTCTGCGGCCCCACCGGCACCGATGCAGTGGAAGCGGCGTTGAAACTGGTGCGCACCGCCACCGGGCGCAATACCGTGGTCTCGTTTCAGGGTGGTTATCACGGCATGAGTCAAGGGGCGTTGAGCCTGATGGGCAGCCTGGGACCGAAAAAGCCCCTGGCCGCTTTGCTCGGCAATGGTGTGCAGTTCATGCCGTACCCGTACGATTACCGCTGCCCGTTTGGCCTGGGCGGACGGCAGGGCGTGCAAGCCAACCTGCATTACCTTGAAAATCTGTTCACTGACCCGGAAGCCGGGGTGCAATTGCCGGCGGCGGTGATTGTTGAAGTGGTGCAGGGCGAGGGTGGCGTCATCCCGGCGGATCTTGACTGGTTACGCGGTGTGCGGCGCATTACCGAACAGGCGGGCGTGGCGCTGATCGTCGACGAAATCCAGAGCGGGTTTGCCCGGACCGGGCGGATGTTCGCCTTTGAGCATGCGGGGATCATTCCGGACGTGGTGGTGTTGTCCAAAGCCATCGGTGGCAGCCTGCCGCTGGCGGTGGTGGTGTATCGCGACTGGCTCGACACCTGGCTGCCCGGCGCCCATGCCGGCACATTCCGCGGCAACCAGATGGCGATGGCCGCCGGCAGTGCTGTGATGCGCTACCTCAAGGAACATGATGTCGCGGCACACGCCAACGCAATGGGCGAACGCCTGAGTGAACACCTGCGCATCCTGCAACGGGACTTCCCTCAGTTGGGAGACATTCGCGGTCGCGGGCTGATGCTCGGGGTTGAACTGGTCGACCCGAGCGGCAAGCCCGACACCTTGGGCCACCCACCGGCGTTTGGACGCCTGGCACCGCTGGTCCAGCGCGAATGCCTCAAGCGCGGGTTGATCCTTGAGCTGGGCGGGCGGCAGGGCAGCGTCGTGCGCTTCTTGCCGCCGCTGATCATCTCTGCCAGTGAAATCGACCAGGTGGCCGCCATCTTCGGCAATGCCCTGGCGGCGGCCATCACCCGGCTCTAA
- the dsbD gene encoding protein-disulfide reductase DsbD has protein sequence MRLLLTFFLMFFAGLAQAQTSGDPFAQPDFLPATKAFVFTSEPLPSGEISLKWKIADEYYLYQKRFKFDGLDQAHTPAFPPGLEHSDEFFGATQVYRNEVELLIPAGASGQVKVSWQGCADAGLCYPPQSQTLDLGGTPVASGQGQAQDQSLAASLQQSSLGWSLLLFFGLGLLLAFTPCSLPMLPILAGLVVGSGASAGRGFAVAGSYVISMALVYAGLGVLAALLGANLQALLQQPWILGSFAALFVLLALPMFGFFELQLPSALRDRLESAGRGRKGGSLLGAGILGALSGLLVGPCMTAPLAGALLFIAQSGNALQGGLVLFVMGLGIGVPLLLLVTVGSRFLPKPGAWMDLMKGLFGFLFLGTALVLVRPVLDETLWVGLWGVLLLLFATSLWLQAQQFQRARPLFTPLSLLAGFWGSLVLLGAAGGGSDLWQPLQVYTANTVAGSTVGKPGNAHDAFITLKDPASLERELESAKAQGQWVLLDYYADWCVSCKVMEKKVFAKPHVMEALQGVRLLRLDVTADSDASRELLSRYQVPGPPSFIWIGPNGVERRAQRITGEVDAETFLNNWNATRELL, from the coding sequence ATGCGTTTGCTGTTGACCTTTTTCCTGATGTTTTTTGCCGGTCTGGCTCAGGCCCAGACCTCGGGCGACCCTTTTGCCCAGCCGGACTTCCTCCCGGCCACCAAAGCCTTTGTGTTCACAAGCGAGCCGTTGCCCTCAGGCGAAATCAGCCTGAAGTGGAAAATCGCCGATGAGTATTATCTGTACCAGAAGCGTTTCAAGTTCGACGGCCTGGATCAGGCCCATACCCCGGCCTTCCCGCCGGGCCTTGAGCACAGTGACGAGTTCTTTGGTGCCACCCAGGTGTACCGCAATGAGGTTGAACTGCTGATACCGGCAGGCGCCAGCGGTCAGGTCAAGGTCAGCTGGCAAGGCTGCGCCGATGCCGGATTGTGCTATCCACCGCAGAGCCAGACCCTCGACCTGGGCGGCACCCCCGTCGCTAGCGGCCAAGGGCAGGCACAAGACCAGTCGCTGGCCGCCAGCTTGCAGCAAAGCTCGCTGGGCTGGAGCCTGTTGCTGTTCTTCGGGCTGGGCCTGTTGCTGGCGTTCACCCCGTGCTCGCTACCGATGTTGCCGATTCTGGCCGGGCTGGTGGTGGGCAGTGGCGCCAGTGCCGGACGCGGCTTTGCGGTTGCCGGCAGTTATGTGATCAGCATGGCGCTGGTGTATGCCGGACTGGGCGTACTGGCGGCGCTGTTGGGCGCCAACCTGCAGGCACTGCTGCAACAACCGTGGATCCTGGGCAGTTTCGCCGCACTGTTTGTGTTGCTGGCGCTGCCGATGTTCGGCTTTTTTGAACTGCAACTCCCGTCCGCCCTGCGTGACCGTCTCGAATCGGCCGGGCGCGGGCGCAAAGGCGGCAGCCTGTTGGGCGCGGGTATTCTCGGCGCCTTGTCCGGCCTGTTGGTGGGCCCGTGCATGACAGCACCGCTGGCCGGTGCATTGCTCTTTATCGCGCAAAGCGGCAATGCGCTGCAAGGCGGTCTGGTGCTGTTTGTCATGGGCCTGGGGATTGGCGTGCCGCTGTTGCTGCTGGTCACGGTAGGCAGTCGCTTCCTGCCTAAACCCGGGGCCTGGATGGACCTGATGAAAGGCCTGTTCGGCTTTCTGTTCCTCGGCACGGCACTGGTGCTGGTGCGTCCGGTACTGGACGAAACGCTGTGGGTCGGACTGTGGGGCGTGCTGCTGCTGTTGTTCGCCACCAGCCTGTGGTTGCAGGCGCAGCAATTCCAACGGGCCAGGCCCTTGTTTACACCGCTCAGCCTGTTGGCGGGTTTCTGGGGCAGCCTGGTGCTGCTGGGTGCCGCCGGCGGTGGCAGCGACCTGTGGCAGCCGCTGCAGGTGTACACCGCCAATACCGTGGCGGGCAGCACCGTGGGCAAGCCCGGCAATGCCCATGATGCCTTTATCACCCTGAAGGATCCGGCCAGCCTTGAGCGCGAACTCGAAAGCGCCAAGGCCCAGGGCCAATGGGTGCTGCTCGACTACTACGCCGACTGGTGTGTATCGTGCAAAGTCATGGAAAAAAAGGTGTTTGCCAAGCCGCACGTGATGGAAGCCTTGCAAGGGGTGCGCTTGCTGCGCCTCGACGTCACCGCCGATTCTGACGCCAGCCGCGAGCTGCTCAGCCGCTATCAGGTGCCCGGCCCGCCCAGCTTCATCTGGATCGGCCCGAACGGTGTCGAGCGCCGCGCCCAGCGCATCACCGGCGAAGTCGACGCCGAGACCTTCTTGAATAACTGGAACGCCACCCGGGAACTCCTCTAA
- a CDS encoding ATP-binding protein, producing MMSLRLRLSLTIGSAFVLIWALAAAWMLSDLRQQMMFSLDQRLVASARMVGGLLEQLPQVPVKGEGTHFSAEQLTIPGGMACQVSSLRGEVLARSHNNPDQPLQSGSTGFRDQMIDGAAWRTFTLDRGDIRITTADRQVEREALNLSVLLAASVPVGMALMGCLLLLWLGIGQGLAPLNRMRDALMRRDADSLQPLQITPLPSELQPLLDSQNQLLARIAKAIERERRLTGDAAHELRSPLTAIKTHLQVARMTDGEAREQSLAHAEEGADRLHRTLEQLLLLARVEGSLSFDDGVNCSAEQVARLAIHDATGGDNRHIALHLASDLPATALQVPSVLAIAALRNLLDNALRHTPDGTHVGLSVQREGAYVRFVVRDHGPGIPPETLQHMTQRFWRNSNSSGCGLGLAIVQAIVERCACTLTFDNQPDGLRVELRMPLAVNE from the coding sequence ATGATGAGTCTGCGCTTGCGGCTGAGCCTGACCATCGGCTCGGCCTTTGTCCTGATCTGGGCCCTGGCGGCGGCCTGGATGCTCAGCGACCTGCGTCAGCAGATGATGTTCTCTCTGGATCAGCGCCTGGTGGCCTCGGCGCGCATGGTCGGCGGGCTGCTGGAGCAACTGCCGCAAGTACCGGTCAAGGGCGAGGGCACTCATTTCAGCGCCGAGCAACTGACGATCCCGGGCGGGATGGCGTGCCAGGTCAGTTCCCTGCGCGGCGAGGTGCTGGCGCGCAGTCACAATAATCCCGACCAGCCGCTGCAATCCGGGTCCACAGGTTTTCGCGATCAGATGATCGACGGTGCGGCATGGCGTACTTTCACCCTGGACCGTGGCGATATCCGCATAACCACGGCTGACCGCCAGGTCGAGCGTGAAGCGCTGAACCTTTCGGTGTTACTGGCGGCCTCGGTGCCAGTGGGAATGGCCTTGATGGGTTGCCTGTTATTGCTGTGGCTGGGGATCGGCCAGGGCCTGGCGCCCCTGAACCGGATGCGCGATGCGTTGATGCGGCGTGATGCCGACTCGCTGCAGCCGCTGCAGATCACACCGCTGCCCAGCGAGCTGCAACCTTTGCTGGATTCGCAGAACCAACTGTTGGCGCGTATCGCCAAGGCCATTGAACGCGAACGGCGTTTGACCGGCGACGCCGCCCACGAATTGCGCAGCCCGCTGACCGCGATCAAAACGCACCTGCAAGTGGCCCGGATGACCGACGGCGAGGCCCGTGAGCAGTCGCTGGCCCACGCCGAAGAAGGGGCCGATCGCCTGCACCGCACCCTTGAGCAACTGCTGTTGCTGGCCCGGGTCGAAGGTAGCCTGTCGTTCGATGACGGGGTCAATTGCTCGGCTGAGCAGGTCGCGCGGCTGGCCATTCACGATGCGACCGGCGGCGACAATCGGCATATCGCCCTGCACCTGGCCTCCGACTTGCCGGCCACGGCGCTGCAGGTGCCGTCCGTGCTGGCGATTGCCGCCTTGCGCAATCTGCTGGACAACGCCTTGCGCCACACCCCGGATGGCACCCACGTGGGGCTGTCGGTGCAACGCGAAGGCGCGTACGTACGTTTCGTGGTCCGCGACCACGGCCCCGGCATCCCGCCTGAAACCCTGCAACACATGACCCAGCGCTTCTGGCGCAACAGCAACAGCAGTGGCTGCGGCCTGGGGCTGGCGATCGTGCAGGCGATCGTCGAGCGCTGTGCCTGCACACTGACATTCGACAACCAGCCCGACGGGTTGCGGGTTGAGTTGCGAATGCCCCTGGCCGTTAACGAGTAG
- the dsbG gene encoding thiol:disulfide interchange protein DsbG, which yields MNFNRKLLNLGMTTLLGAALLQSPALQAAEELPAAIKKIEAKGAKIIGSFDAPSGMRGYAAQFQNRGMALYLTPDGKNVLVGNLYDADGKDLSLAPLQKLVYEPMAKQVWASMEKSHWIADGKKDAPRVIYLFSDPNCPYCNMFWEQARPWVDSGKVQLRHIMVGIIREDSAAKSAALLAAKNPQQALHDHEKAGKGSSLKALGKIPADVQAKLDANMQLMTELDVAATPAIFYLDEQGNLQQQQGAPSPDKLAKIMGPK from the coding sequence ATGAACTTCAACCGTAAGCTGCTGAATCTGGGCATGACCACCCTGCTCGGCGCAGCCCTGTTGCAATCGCCTGCACTCCAGGCAGCAGAAGAATTGCCCGCCGCGATCAAGAAGATCGAGGCCAAAGGCGCAAAAATCATCGGCAGTTTCGATGCACCCAGCGGCATGCGGGGTTACGCAGCGCAGTTTCAAAACCGTGGCATGGCCCTGTACCTGACCCCGGACGGCAAAAACGTACTGGTGGGCAACCTGTATGACGCTGACGGCAAAGACCTGAGCCTCGCGCCGCTGCAAAAGCTGGTGTACGAACCGATGGCCAAACAAGTCTGGGCCAGTATGGAAAAAAGCCACTGGATCGCCGACGGCAAAAAAGATGCGCCGCGCGTCATCTACCTGTTCAGCGACCCGAACTGCCCGTACTGCAATATGTTCTGGGAACAGGCGCGGCCTTGGGTAGATTCCGGCAAAGTCCAGCTGCGGCACATCATGGTGGGTATCATCCGCGAAGACAGCGCGGCCAAGTCCGCGGCACTGCTGGCTGCCAAAAACCCGCAGCAAGCCCTGCACGATCATGAAAAGGCCGGCAAGGGCAGTTCGCTCAAGGCATTGGGCAAGATCCCGGCTGACGTCCAGGCCAAACTGGACGCCAACATGCAGTTGATGACCGAGCTCGATGTGGCCGCCACCCCGGCGATTTTCTACCTCGACGAACAGGGCAACCTGCAACAGCAACAAGGTGCGCCTTCGCCGGACAAACTGGCAAAGATCATGGGGCCCAAGTAA